A part of Fibrobacter sp. UWR4 genomic DNA contains:
- a CDS encoding ABC transporter substrate-binding protein: protein MMSKLTEYMNFFAKCVVTASVAMAFTACEEEKKETAEVTNPDYPRNETLYIGGFDWAPPTTFNPLDYDPNFPIDGNVRLMYEALLAHNQLSGELEPMLADSYTSNESSITVHLDPRAKWSDGTPVTVDDVIYTFRIDSILPTPRHGNWNILSKITDDGNNNITFHYGKNKNQLIILNALAETSILPKAVFEPLVQASKSGKGYDMAKVLEFKNDSTPLVSGPYNIKTYSPDQIVLVRNDNYWGNVHHDGKQPAPRFIIHSLYNGNNHFNSAMTKGHLDISSVFLPRIWEKARDSIRAWSRNEPYHQPGSITTLFIAQQNPPFNDVDFRRALAHSINFEKIKSRAISNYSPAMQPGFILPFGTESKYFVKEDAEAFGYSFDVAKAKEILSKAGYSWDETDKLLDKKGSPVRSISIECPQGWTDWEDAIKVVVESFHEIGLTAEEKFVDYSVWDKDLRLGTFDLAMKTQTAELSAASPWCRFEQIMGIAAYKPVGEETFANQGRYKNDNANKLMAQIPVLTNEKELAAAYRELNKIFMETIPVLPVMYRPTQFYQFSTKHWTNFPTEENPYAPPQNLVVAAGVKALWEIKPVK from the coding sequence ATGATGAGCAAACTAACTGAATACATGAATTTTTTTGCAAAGTGTGTAGTCACTGCAAGTGTTGCAATGGCGTTTACAGCTTGTGAAGAAGAAAAGAAGGAAACCGCCGAGGTAACCAACCCTGATTACCCCCGTAATGAAACGCTTTATATCGGTGGTTTCGACTGGGCTCCCCCTACAACCTTCAATCCGTTAGATTACGACCCCAACTTCCCCATTGACGGAAATGTCCGTCTGATGTACGAGGCGTTGCTGGCACACAACCAGTTAAGTGGTGAACTTGAACCTATGCTGGCAGACAGCTACACCAGCAACGAAAGTTCCATCACGGTCCATTTGGATCCTCGAGCAAAGTGGAGCGACGGTACTCCGGTAACCGTAGACGATGTCATCTACACGTTCCGCATCGATTCCATTCTCCCCACCCCCCGCCATGGTAACTGGAACATCCTCAGCAAGATTACCGACGACGGAAACAACAACATCACGTTCCACTATGGCAAGAACAAGAACCAGCTCATCATCTTGAACGCCTTAGCTGAAACCTCTATTCTTCCTAAAGCGGTCTTTGAACCATTGGTCCAGGCCTCCAAGTCCGGCAAGGGTTACGACATGGCGAAGGTTCTGGAATTCAAGAACGATTCCACCCCGCTCGTTTCCGGACCGTACAACATCAAGACTTATTCTCCTGACCAGATTGTTCTCGTCCGTAACGACAACTACTGGGGCAACGTCCATCACGACGGTAAGCAGCCTGCACCGCGTTTCATTATCCATTCCCTGTACAACGGAAACAACCACTTTAATAGTGCAATGACCAAGGGGCATCTGGATATTTCCTCCGTATTCCTGCCCCGTATTTGGGAAAAGGCTCGAGACAGCATCCGTGCCTGGAGCCGAAACGAACCGTACCACCAGCCGGGATCCATTACCACCCTTTTCATTGCACAGCAGAATCCCCCGTTTAACGACGTAGACTTCCGTCGCGCACTGGCTCATTCCATTAATTTCGAAAAGATCAAGTCCCGCGCCATTTCCAACTACTCTCCGGCCATGCAGCCGGGCTTCATCCTGCCCTTCGGGACGGAATCCAAATATTTCGTCAAGGAAGATGCAGAAGCTTTCGGTTACAGCTTTGACGTTGCAAAAGCAAAGGAAATCCTGTCCAAAGCAGGCTATAGCTGGGATGAAACAGACAAGCTTCTTGACAAGAAGGGATCTCCCGTCCGCAGCATTTCTATTGAATGCCCGCAGGGCTGGACTGACTGGGAAGACGCCATCAAGGTTGTTGTAGAATCCTTCCACGAAATCGGTCTTACTGCCGAGGAGAAGTTTGTGGACTACAGCGTCTGGGACAAGGACCTCCGTCTCGGGACCTTTGATCTGGCAATGAAAACACAGACCGCCGAACTTTCCGCCGCCTCCCCCTGGTGCCGTTTTGAACAGATCATGGGCATTGCCGCCTACAAGCCAGTGGGCGAAGAAACCTTCGCAAACCAGGGCCGTTACAAGAATGACAATGCAAACAAACTAATGGCACAGATTCCTGTCCTCACCAACGAGAAGGAACTTGCAGCAGCCTATCGTGAACTGAACAAGATCTTTATGGAAACCATTCCGGTATTGCCTGTTATGTACCGCCCCACCCAGTTCTACCAGTTCTCTACCAAGCACTGGACTAACTTCCCCACCGAAGAAAATCCCTATGCCCCTCCCCAGAATCTGGTTGTGGCTGCAGGTGTAAAGGCTCTCTGGGAAATCAAACCGGTTAAATAA
- a CDS encoding phosphatidylcholine/phosphatidylserine synthase, with the protein MGKSRFILPNAFTSMNFLLGVFAICWATGAFTTFTQADPIRMGSYFIVLCVLLDKLDGFAARLVNASSEFGAQFDSLADLIAFGLAPAFTVFFCYRSLAPQWFGENGVLLIVVFSIYVLCAAMRLAKYNACDSDTYHHHFSGLPSTFAGAINAILIVFLKSHGLFENTDSPLIFLPLMVMLVTGLLMVSPLFLPKLQPRKSQALNIFQIVLIVITYVSGFMFVSPKVPFITEYLLILMASYLTIGFSLGLANRKKIIAEAQEEQKH; encoded by the coding sequence ATGGGAAAGTCCCGTTTTATTTTGCCTAACGCATTCACTAGCATGAATTTCTTGCTGGGCGTTTTCGCTATTTGTTGGGCAACAGGCGCTTTCACTACTTTTACTCAGGCAGACCCTATCCGCATGGGTTCCTATTTCATCGTCCTCTGCGTCCTACTGGACAAACTGGACGGTTTTGCAGCCCGCCTGGTCAACGCAAGCTCCGAATTCGGCGCTCAGTTCGATAGCCTGGCAGATTTGATCGCATTCGGTCTAGCCCCTGCATTCACGGTTTTCTTCTGTTACCGCAGCCTTGCTCCGCAGTGGTTTGGCGAAAACGGCGTCCTGCTGATTGTGGTATTTTCCATTTACGTTCTGTGTGCAGCCATGCGTCTTGCCAAGTACAACGCATGTGACTCCGACACCTACCACCATCACTTCTCTGGTTTGCCCTCCACCTTCGCTGGCGCAATCAACGCTATCCTGATCGTGTTCCTCAAGAGCCATGGCCTTTTTGAAAACACCGATAGCCCCCTGATTTTCCTCCCCCTGATGGTGATGCTGGTTACCGGCCTCCTGATGGTGAGCCCCCTGTTCCTGCCCAAGCTTCAGCCCCGCAAGAGCCAGGCTCTGAATATCTTCCAGATTGTCCTGATTGTGATCACCTATGTGTCCGGCTTCATGTTCGTTTCCCCCAAGGTTCCGTTCATTACCGAATACCTCCTGATCCTCATGGCCAGCTACCTGACTATCGGCTTTAGCCTCGGTCTTGCCAACCGCAAGAAGATTATTGCCGAAGCACAGGAAGAACAGAAGCACTAA
- a CDS encoding PQQ-binding-like beta-propeller repeat protein produces the protein MSNVKHIASRRRNQVITVLVYVLLCLGTALASKMDASIQEAIYLFEMKGDFVNATSLLEKVAKDGDQNDKEQAYFYLGKIQELSNNRQSANFYYNQSLVNTNKTNLAYWLAEREAYTSNQAERLLQKPLILPSPIRKIFGQDPTYLLLKNGSIKKLSTAGLQDIPSTIGNESEIYQINSQGIWHKTASEDSLHFTSFHSGKLSRNYETSDITDFFEQDNRVLVQSSQGLSIINLNGTKITIPEKYSNCSIEGYYGPTKSYALNCPDNSLHLISAETGIETRTLSLFDAITKVLVEKKLIYLVSGNKFYCYSPKGTSNPLWKISVGTVEDIIQFENSIAILESSGRLSLLDKRNGFIKASVLTETAIMNPLSQGTLGLFSAEGSIVTVDTLLRPIWFYSFTKAIETKPIHTDDAIYLNFGDTKLQALSPRYYGKKILLSSQIAKKASNYMDNEQWDSLSITLDTLFKMEPGNAEGWYLRALYLEHQEASEKSVQQAWAEAVRLSTGNPKTAHLILERYSKSIGAKFVSQLPISPKTLYPQFFGGKKNLYTIDPAAGQIFSINPDNGEIRWMKNIGKLDFNPVIGHDENSIAIATKYNMSLYELNKTSTATNIQLPGKAFDIKIFDNAIFVSTWNGFLLKVNRSDNKQAWSRKVFSGPFLMSKDNDKIYLCSQEGNLLIVDDNSGISNETFSKKLNGNITHIGQGDSSLVFATTANKILIQNIKHPEAAPLQVLTDSPVSTMQIVNNNGDTGILVNLANQSMLLYSESGAPIWKFSGKNSVFSQPFVKGNEIWLDQGSEIISVNMKDGKIARHYSTPGGSGTPFIMNNTLFSASPKRILYGFSL, from the coding sequence ATGTCTAATGTAAAGCACATAGCATCACGACGCAGAAACCAGGTCATCACAGTCCTGGTCTACGTACTGCTATGTCTGGGAACAGCTTTGGCAAGCAAGATGGACGCATCCATCCAGGAAGCAATTTACCTTTTCGAAATGAAGGGCGACTTTGTAAACGCAACAAGCCTTCTTGAAAAGGTTGCGAAAGATGGAGACCAGAACGACAAGGAACAAGCCTATTTCTATCTAGGAAAAATCCAGGAGTTGTCCAACAATAGGCAATCCGCAAATTTCTACTACAACCAAAGTCTCGTCAATACCAACAAGACTAATCTCGCCTACTGGCTTGCAGAACGAGAAGCCTATACCAGCAACCAGGCTGAGCGACTTCTCCAGAAGCCCTTAATACTGCCCAGCCCCATTCGAAAAATTTTTGGTCAGGATCCTACTTACCTATTACTCAAAAACGGTTCCATCAAAAAACTAAGTACAGCAGGTCTTCAGGACATTCCTTCCACCATCGGGAATGAATCCGAAATCTACCAGATAAATTCTCAAGGCATTTGGCATAAAACAGCCTCTGAAGACAGTTTGCATTTCACTTCATTCCATTCAGGAAAGTTGAGCCGCAATTATGAAACCAGCGACATTACAGATTTCTTCGAGCAGGACAATCGCGTTTTAGTCCAGAGCAGCCAGGGACTTTCCATCATTAACTTGAACGGGACCAAGATTACCATTCCCGAAAAATACAGCAATTGTTCCATTGAAGGCTATTATGGTCCCACGAAGAGTTATGCGCTGAATTGTCCAGACAATTCACTGCACTTGATTTCTGCAGAAACAGGCATCGAAACAAGGACTCTATCTCTTTTTGACGCAATCACAAAAGTATTAGTCGAAAAGAAATTGATCTATCTGGTTTCCGGAAATAAATTCTACTGCTACTCCCCAAAGGGCACAAGCAATCCCCTATGGAAAATATCCGTAGGAACTGTAGAAGACATTATCCAGTTCGAAAACAGCATTGCTATTCTGGAGTCTTCCGGAAGGCTGAGTCTTTTGGACAAGCGCAACGGATTCATAAAGGCATCCGTCCTTACAGAAACTGCCATTATGAACCCTCTATCCCAGGGCACCTTGGGGCTGTTCTCTGCAGAAGGATCCATCGTTACCGTAGACACCCTATTACGCCCCATATGGTTCTACAGCTTTACCAAGGCCATTGAAACAAAACCGATCCACACCGATGATGCAATCTACTTGAACTTTGGCGACACAAAACTGCAGGCCCTTTCTCCCAGATATTACGGAAAGAAAATACTCCTCTCTAGCCAAATCGCAAAGAAAGCATCCAACTATATGGACAACGAGCAGTGGGATTCCCTAAGCATCACCCTGGATACTCTTTTCAAAATGGAACCTGGCAATGCCGAGGGATGGTATCTGCGAGCACTTTACCTGGAACACCAGGAGGCAAGCGAGAAATCCGTTCAGCAAGCCTGGGCAGAGGCAGTCCGCCTATCCACAGGCAATCCAAAGACAGCACACCTGATTCTGGAGCGTTACAGCAAGTCCATCGGGGCAAAATTCGTAAGCCAACTTCCCATCTCTCCTAAAACGTTATACCCACAATTCTTTGGTGGAAAGAAGAACCTATACACCATTGATCCGGCCGCAGGTCAAATCTTCAGTATCAATCCGGACAATGGTGAGATCCGTTGGATGAAGAATATAGGCAAGCTAGACTTCAACCCGGTTATTGGACATGACGAGAATTCCATCGCCATCGCCACCAAATACAACATGTCCCTCTATGAATTGAACAAGACCTCTACAGCAACCAATATCCAGCTACCGGGAAAAGCTTTTGACATCAAGATTTTCGACAACGCCATCTTCGTTTCTACCTGGAATGGATTCCTTCTGAAGGTAAATCGTTCCGATAATAAGCAAGCCTGGTCTCGAAAGGTATTCTCAGGTCCGTTCCTCATGTCCAAGGACAACGACAAAATTTATTTATGCAGCCAGGAAGGAAATCTCCTTATCGTCGATGATAATTCCGGTATTTCTAACGAGACCTTTTCCAAGAAACTGAACGGGAACATCACTCATATCGGGCAAGGAGATTCCTCTCTTGTATTTGCAACCACAGCAAACAAGATTCTCATCCAAAACATCAAGCATCCAGAAGCAGCCCCCCTCCAGGTTTTAACGGATTCCCCGGTTTCCACCATGCAAATTGTAAACAACAACGGCGACACAGGAATCCTTGTCAACTTGGCAAACCAGTCCATGTTACTTTATTCGGAATCAGGAGCACCCATCTGGAAATTTAGCGGAAAAAACTCGGTCTTTTCACAGCCTTTCGTAAAAGGCAACGAAATATGGTTAGACCAAGGCTCTGAAATCATCTCCGTCAACATGAAAGACGGGAAAATAGCCAGGCACTACAGCACTCCTGGCGGATCAGGAACCCCTTTCATTATGAACAACACATTGTTCAGCGCATCTCCAAAACGAATTCTTTATGGTTTTTCCCTATAA
- a CDS encoding M15 family metallopeptidase: MINADICFGLRPLDSDEFVCIDGYIVDREVVPAFNNLKESLAQYGFALRLESAYRNFEKQLSIWNRKASGQLKLLDAAGKPMERPDDEEQLMYAILTWSALPGASRHHLGTDLDVVDGKACPDGYEVQLTPAECDGMFAPFHQKLTELMDAGESFGFSRVFVPGRGKIQPEKWHIAHLPTSRKYLENFSLDGLKKIYEQTHIACKSALLDNLDQLAKDFIYPYFI; the protein is encoded by the coding sequence ATGATAAATGCTGATATTTGCTTTGGTCTACGTCCTTTAGATTCTGATGAGTTTGTCTGTATTGACGGCTATATTGTAGACCGTGAAGTAGTTCCTGCCTTTAACAACTTGAAGGAATCTCTTGCTCAATATGGCTTTGCCTTAAGGCTGGAATCCGCCTATCGCAATTTTGAAAAACAGCTAAGTATCTGGAATCGTAAGGCTTCCGGCCAGCTGAAACTTCTGGATGCTGCCGGCAAACCTATGGAACGTCCTGATGATGAAGAACAGCTGATGTATGCCATCCTGACCTGGTCTGCGTTACCTGGGGCTAGCCGCCACCATCTAGGAACGGACCTGGATGTGGTGGATGGCAAGGCCTGTCCCGACGGATACGAAGTCCAGCTGACTCCTGCGGAATGTGACGGCATGTTCGCTCCCTTCCATCAGAAACTTACGGAACTGATGGATGCAGGGGAATCCTTCGGCTTTAGCCGCGTGTTTGTGCCGGGGCGAGGAAAGATCCAGCCAGAAAAGTGGCATATTGCCCATTTGCCTACATCTAGAAAGTATCTGGAGAATTTCTCCCTGGATGGACTCAAGAAGATTTACGAGCAAACCCATATCGCCTGCAAGTCCGCCTTGCTGGACAACTTGGATCAGCTGGCGAAAGATTTCATTTACCCCTACTTTATCTAG
- a CDS encoding response regulator transcription factor: protein MQNKILIVEDEEIIRLGLQDNFELENYIVETAADGDEAIQKVDEFEPHLILLDLMIPKKSGFEVCRYIRNKHPETFIIMLTAKTEEASKVAGLEIGADDYVTKPFSILELLARVKAFLRRLDLPKAAETENGPDEIDFLDIHIDFKKYTATKGGTSLDLTAREYQTLKYFWIHRGEVVMREDMLRDIWGYSEDSMPSTRVVDNHIVVLRKKLCDEQSKIILSVRGAGYKFNV, encoded by the coding sequence ATGCAGAACAAAATTCTAATTGTTGAAGACGAAGAAATTATCCGTTTGGGGTTGCAAGACAACTTCGAACTGGAAAACTACATCGTGGAAACAGCGGCCGATGGCGATGAAGCAATCCAAAAGGTTGATGAGTTCGAACCCCACCTGATTCTTCTTGACCTGATGATTCCCAAGAAGAGCGGTTTTGAAGTTTGCCGTTACATCCGTAACAAGCATCCGGAAACCTTTATCATTATGCTTACCGCCAAAACAGAAGAAGCCAGTAAAGTTGCAGGTCTGGAAATTGGTGCAGACGACTATGTCACCAAGCCATTCTCCATCCTGGAACTTCTTGCACGAGTCAAGGCTTTCTTGAGAAGACTTGATTTGCCCAAGGCTGCAGAAACTGAAAATGGTCCTGATGAAATCGACTTCCTGGACATTCATATCGACTTCAAGAAGTATACCGCCACCAAGGGCGGAACCTCTCTGGATCTTACTGCACGCGAATATCAGACTTTAAAATACTTCTGGATTCATCGAGGCGAAGTAGTCATGCGTGAAGACATGCTTCGAGACATTTGGGGCTATTCCGAAGACAGTATGCCTTCTACCCGCGTAGTAGACAACCACATTGTGGTTCTCCGCAAGAAACTTTGCGATGAGCAATCCAAAATTATCCTTTCCGTACGTGGAGCAGGTTACAAGTTCAATGTCTAA
- the mpaA gene encoding murein tripeptide amidase MpaA, which translates to MNLDAKTRGILHLPLEVYGESVMGSSLRYIPCKGKCRLLVFAGIHGEEPESTFLLSRCLRAFCEPFQDIAFVLCANPDGMTLGTRGNANGVDLNRNFQTSNWTAGEVLSRSVLEASRDTVLSAGNPAGPEPEVAALMRLVETLQPESVLSIHAPIGCVDAPVRTPLVDGLCKAFNLPWMPDIGYPTPGSFGTWCKERRLECVTLELPRMSLEALFDRYGTSFIDFLTQV; encoded by the coding sequence ATGAATTTGGATGCAAAAACTCGAGGTATTCTCCACTTGCCTCTAGAAGTATATGGTGAATCTGTCATGGGTTCGTCTCTTCGTTACATTCCATGTAAAGGGAAGTGCCGCCTACTGGTATTTGCTGGCATTCACGGGGAAGAACCTGAGTCCACTTTTTTGTTAAGTCGGTGCTTGAGGGCCTTTTGCGAACCTTTTCAGGATATTGCCTTTGTCCTCTGTGCCAATCCCGATGGTATGACTCTGGGAACTCGCGGGAATGCCAATGGGGTGGACTTGAATAGAAATTTCCAGACTTCCAATTGGACTGCGGGGGAGGTCCTTTCCCGCTCCGTTCTTGAGGCTTCTCGGGACACGGTTTTGTCCGCAGGAAACCCTGCTGGACCGGAACCTGAAGTGGCAGCCCTGATGCGCCTTGTGGAAACCCTCCAACCGGAAAGCGTCCTGTCCATTCATGCTCCCATCGGGTGTGTTGATGCCCCTGTTCGTACCCCGCTGGTGGATGGCCTATGTAAGGCCTTTAACCTTCCGTGGATGCCGGATATAGGATATCCTACTCCAGGAAGCTTTGGAACCTGGTGTAAGGAACGACGTCTTGAATGTGTCACATTGGAACTTCCTAGAATGTCTCTGGAGGCTCTCTTCGATCGTTATGGAACCTCGTTCATAGACTTCCTGACTCAGGTTTAG
- a CDS encoding LysM peptidoglycan-binding domain-containing protein, which translates to MHFLKSASICLGLTALIASAYIIKEGDTLWDLSDEFLNDPFAWPDLWENNRHIQDPHWIYPGDSLYLGDSVREENVLRVDPSKKKYPCDAAVADSNLPKGITAVGCDQGDGRDNEFESMLGDLRSKDKKNKPKKQDADSYFYKQRPAPKIFNGYYQVLAPEIYTIDSLRNDKRFFSIRSGEKKKPLIHIPESEIVVGIGKKTKEGLKKGDLVDIYEAKSINIPTDKGNYFEKKALLRLSGVAKITAIGDTLSRAQVVQSFREIKINQSKAKLKEPLNVINVSGYEQEQNAKVDSMAAITYALDPMLIIGAYSYVLIDKGSAKGYNSGNAVAVWEIDNSDPSIPPHLLGRGVVVRANENEAAILIREIYSNNRRIEVGHRVSVTHNATIAK; encoded by the coding sequence ATGCATTTTTTGAAGAGTGCTTCCATTTGCCTCGGCCTTACCGCCCTGATAGCTTCCGCCTATATTATCAAGGAAGGCGATACCCTTTGGGATTTGAGCGACGAATTCCTCAACGACCCCTTTGCCTGGCCGGACCTTTGGGAAAACAACCGTCACATCCAGGATCCTCACTGGATTTATCCGGGCGACTCCCTGTATCTCGGCGACAGCGTCCGTGAAGAAAATGTTCTGAGAGTAGATCCTTCCAAGAAGAAGTATCCTTGCGACGCCGCAGTTGCCGACTCCAACCTGCCCAAGGGCATTACAGCAGTAGGCTGCGACCAGGGTGACGGCAGAGACAATGAATTTGAATCCATGCTGGGCGACCTGCGTTCCAAGGACAAGAAAAACAAACCAAAGAAGCAGGACGCAGACTCCTACTTCTACAAGCAGCGTCCAGCACCTAAGATCTTTAACGGTTACTACCAGGTTCTGGCACCCGAGATTTACACCATTGACTCCCTGCGCAACGACAAGCGTTTCTTCTCCATCCGCTCCGGCGAAAAGAAGAAACCTCTGATCCATATTCCCGAAAGTGAAATCGTAGTGGGAATTGGCAAGAAGACCAAGGAGGGTCTAAAGAAAGGCGACTTGGTAGATATCTACGAAGCAAAATCTATCAACATTCCCACCGACAAGGGAAACTACTTCGAAAAGAAAGCCTTGCTCCGTCTCTCCGGTGTAGCAAAGATTACCGCCATTGGCGACACGCTCTCTAGAGCTCAAGTGGTCCAGAGCTTCCGTGAAATCAAGATTAACCAGTCCAAGGCAAAACTGAAGGAACCTCTGAACGTTATCAACGTGAGCGGTTACGAACAGGAACAGAATGCCAAGGTAGATTCCATGGCAGCCATTACCTACGCATTGGACCCCATGCTAATTATCGGCGCCTACTCTTACGTGCTGATTGACAAGGGTTCTGCAAAGGGCTATAACAGTGGCAATGCTGTAGCTGTGTGGGAAATCGACAACTCTGACCCCAGCATTCCGCCCCATCTCCTTGGCCGCGGCGTGGTAGTTCGCGCAAACGAGAACGAAGCAGCCATCCTGATTCGCGAAATCTACTCCAACAATCGTAGAATCGAAGTCGGTCATAGAGTTTCTGTAACCCATAACGCAACCATCGCCAAGTAA
- a CDS encoding cell wall metabolism sensor histidine kinase WalK, whose amino-acid sequence MPTAILSFLSFRNIQNEKFLAQKDFDESRISFQEEIEDAIASEERKIFQEIKTASLFLYEQPQHMLDFRHETEFKSVEGIEAIFLFNKGNLIYPDISSKRFHKQTNFATAVPTSIEKDLFQAEQENGEDPRLQRAYLNRLSRSFRPAAFFFENRDDQIQSLLGLIRFYYRTKKYPEALELLEILENNPHQQGYLTTDLTRSVNLLHFDILVEQKKHQEAQDYCIAILKDFLENEDVDDISSSKFFFESAFTQILSFENLSQEKREAFWNLRENFNRQLGYMDILSKNKGFFQDVLEEAVSPKEGILFRQNNDIILLKMAYPFLSGDQQVLAKLDKDAYRSRLRTRVRLAAKSWKNIPFVITDRDERKVLGTELDSANVVSQTIINEPMGWEMTLYEKDTQAIQKETRHRMFLMYGLMLFALITVIFGSVFMFRFITQERKLLSMKANFLSSVSHELKTPLTSIKMFSEMMARGRVQKVEKIQEYSTLIGKEASRLENLIGAILNYTRMEHGSDAFKWERIDFSICAQKVYEAVESIGTEKGLKMQATFEPCCLVMGDYTALYSLAQNLIENAIKYTNSGEVSVKTYSEDNLVVFSVTDSGVGIDTSEQKNIFNDFYRVGDEMTRSTKGSGLGLAIVKRVAETHRATISLVSKLGKGSTFTVRFKKAE is encoded by the coding sequence TTGCCCACCGCAATTCTTTCGTTTCTGAGTTTTAGAAATATTCAGAACGAAAAATTTCTTGCACAAAAGGACTTTGACGAAAGCAGAATTTCTTTTCAGGAAGAAATCGAAGACGCTATCGCCAGTGAAGAAAGGAAAATCTTCCAGGAAATCAAGACGGCCTCCCTATTCCTTTACGAACAGCCGCAGCACATGCTGGACTTCAGGCACGAGACCGAATTCAAATCCGTAGAAGGAATTGAAGCCATTTTCCTTTTTAATAAGGGAAATCTAATTTATCCGGATATTTCCTCTAAGAGATTCCACAAACAGACCAACTTTGCAACAGCAGTTCCCACCTCCATAGAAAAAGATTTATTCCAGGCAGAACAGGAAAACGGAGAAGACCCTCGGTTGCAGAGAGCCTACCTGAACAGGCTTTCCAGAAGTTTCCGTCCCGCCGCCTTTTTCTTTGAAAATCGAGACGACCAGATTCAAAGTCTTCTCGGATTGATTCGTTTCTACTACCGAACCAAGAAATACCCAGAAGCTCTGGAACTGCTGGAAATTCTTGAGAACAATCCCCATCAGCAAGGCTACTTGACCACAGACTTGACTCGTTCTGTAAACCTGCTGCATTTCGACATCCTAGTAGAACAGAAAAAGCATCAGGAAGCCCAGGATTACTGTATCGCTATCCTGAAGGACTTCCTGGAAAACGAAGACGTTGACGACATTTCCTCTTCCAAATTTTTCTTTGAATCCGCCTTCACCCAGATTCTATCCTTTGAAAATCTCTCTCAGGAAAAACGTGAGGCATTCTGGAACCTGCGAGAAAACTTCAACCGTCAGCTGGGCTACATGGACATCCTCTCCAAGAACAAGGGGTTCTTCCAGGATGTTCTAGAAGAAGCCGTGTCTCCTAAAGAAGGAATTCTCTTCCGTCAAAATAACGACATCATCCTTCTCAAAATGGCATACCCCTTCCTCTCCGGCGATCAGCAAGTTCTTGCAAAACTGGATAAAGATGCTTACAGATCCCGCTTAAGAACCCGCGTAAGACTTGCTGCAAAAAGTTGGAAGAACATTCCCTTTGTGATAACCGATCGCGACGAAAGGAAGGTCCTGGGAACGGAACTGGATAGTGCAAATGTTGTTAGCCAGACTATCATAAATGAGCCTATGGGCTGGGAAATGACCTTGTACGAAAAGGATACCCAGGCCATTCAGAAAGAAACCCGTCACAGGATGTTCCTGATGTACGGGCTGATGCTATTCGCCCTCATCACGGTCATTTTCGGTTCCGTCTTTATGTTCCGTTTCATCACCCAGGAACGAAAGCTGCTTTCCATGAAGGCAAACTTTCTTTCCAGCGTTTCCCACGAATTAAAGACCCCGCTTACTTCTATCAAGATGTTCTCCGAAATGATGGCTAGAGGTCGAGTCCAGAAGGTGGAAAAAATTCAGGAATACTCCACCCTCATCGGCAAAGAAGCCTCTCGTCTCGAAAACTTAATTGGAGCGATTCTGAACTACACCCGTATGGAACACGGTTCCGACGCTTTCAAATGGGAAAGGATTGACTTTTCCATTTGCGCTCAGAAAGTTTACGAAGCAGTGGAAAGTATTGGAACCGAAAAGGGTTTAAAAATGCAGGCAACCTTTGAGCCCTGCTGTCTGGTGATGGGCGATTACACAGCCCTTTACAGTCTTGCACAGAACTTGATTGAAAATGCTATTAAGTACACAAATTCAGGTGAAGTTTCTGTAAAAACTTATAGCGAAGATAATCTGGTTGTCTTTTCCGTTACGGATTCCGGCGTAGGAATTGACACTTCAGAACAAAAAAATATATTTAATGATTTCTATCGAGTTGGCGACGAAATGACCCGAAGCACAAAGGGTTCTGGCCTTGGTCTCGCCATCGTCAAGAGAGTAGCTGAAACACACCGTGCAACCATTTCCCTTGTAAGTAAGCTAGGTAAGGGTTCCACATTTACGGTACGTTTTAAGAAGGCGGAGTAG